The proteins below are encoded in one region of Pseudomonas putida NBRC 14164:
- a CDS encoding phage receptor encodes MKPRFSLTFTGLLLCCAALPVDASAPMTDFQRFTSFPFMDRGYREAKKDNWAEVERLTRHVLGRVPNNDEARALLVEALAHQRRYEEAEALAAQLDGSPEYADALLELRLTWIEQDPPPASQVEQWLAASEGNQRVRLWQAYSLSLAKFGGAGKALDWLSQLPPRDDGQVLRLVRANFAEQLRNWKETIEQLQPLADKGQLPAEDWQRLANAYVQQVDEKGLNKLLPSAPSPQAADQARLAMANRAIAMGHNQQAQRWLQSLPPDQLNQPDQRQQLWELAREGNDAALVRRLSNDLQRPCLDTVDWLSRHDPDLAREQFKGCTPTTDTRAYAVLKQRLYGDPPQPPQPRTAREWEDRYRQSGDLAALEQATFLLVEQGQTGHARQLLEQAYERRQGRLSPSLLQRLGNLYARNDGPLDSHRMLGLIPRVDANTRAQLLGRLAEAGQCDAVRQAVPSTPREPGQYRALGRCAMPDQPGEAVVYYQAAERLGDAGNRLALAYALEAAGDSEAALPIWRSLPDSAWTDNARLTAAGGALNAGDADAARRYWDAAAHHSADDWALGAAIAQRQGNYQAALGFQRHALASNPRADHYYAAASTAQLAGDSAQSMAWLAEAVRLAPDQPRYRADYGMRLAGSTDRAQRRQSIPYLERATHDFPEDYRLGETLALRYDEAEDSASARRELRRILDVEQNLVDGDDEYGSLEARKYRQRRAHESLSRRDTITLASTWSPAGTSTNDKFLDNGQRSGSSRRARSQNVQLAMWDHALGEEPSRNGSTLSVYGRVLFGGQSRTDYAQSMGTGVGLRYKPLGQANLNLYAELYHQRQIDEAHYRGLSLGQLLSPAKVGGNWGDLRHHAESSNDLLLRATASVLDQGDWRNDWRVDEDDWNERFLYLDAAWWTRAGDHAWLSRYQQGHAWKLPGSTPQTLMPYGFFEFSSQDPSNDWRQDARAGVGVRWQWWFDDDRYNAYRGSLKVRAEYQQSLGGNLYERANGVLVGAEMTF; translated from the coding sequence ATGAAGCCGCGCTTTTCCCTCACTTTCACTGGCCTGTTGCTGTGCTGCGCCGCGCTGCCTGTCGACGCCTCGGCACCGATGACCGACTTCCAGCGGTTCACCAGCTTCCCGTTCATGGACCGCGGCTATCGTGAGGCCAAGAAAGACAACTGGGCCGAGGTCGAGCGCCTGACCCGTCACGTGCTGGGCCGGGTGCCGAACAACGACGAGGCCCGCGCACTGCTGGTAGAAGCCCTGGCCCATCAACGCCGCTACGAGGAAGCCGAAGCGCTGGCCGCACAGCTCGACGGCAGCCCCGAATACGCCGACGCCCTGCTCGAACTGCGCCTGACCTGGATCGAACAGGACCCACCGCCGGCAAGCCAGGTGGAACAATGGCTGGCTGCCAGTGAGGGCAATCAACGCGTGCGCCTGTGGCAGGCCTACAGCCTGAGCCTGGCCAAATTCGGTGGCGCGGGCAAGGCGCTGGACTGGCTCAGCCAGTTGCCGCCCAGGGATGATGGCCAGGTATTGCGCCTGGTCCGGGCCAACTTCGCCGAACAACTGCGCAACTGGAAGGAAACCATCGAGCAACTGCAGCCGCTCGCCGACAAGGGCCAGTTGCCCGCCGAAGACTGGCAACGCCTGGCCAATGCCTATGTCCAGCAGGTGGATGAAAAAGGGTTGAACAAACTGCTGCCCAGCGCGCCCTCTCCTCAAGCAGCTGACCAGGCGCGCCTGGCCATGGCCAACCGCGCCATTGCCATGGGCCACAACCAGCAAGCCCAGCGCTGGCTGCAGTCGCTGCCGCCAGATCAATTGAATCAGCCCGACCAGCGCCAGCAACTGTGGGAGCTGGCCCGCGAAGGTAATGATGCGGCACTGGTGCGCCGCCTGAGCAACGACCTGCAACGCCCCTGCCTGGACACCGTCGACTGGCTGTCACGCCATGACCCGGACCTGGCCCGCGAACAGTTCAAAGGCTGCACACCCACTACCGACACGCGCGCCTACGCCGTGCTCAAGCAACGCCTGTATGGTGACCCGCCGCAACCCCCACAACCGCGCACAGCCAGAGAATGGGAAGACCGCTACCGGCAAAGTGGCGACCTGGCCGCATTGGAGCAAGCTACGTTCCTGCTGGTGGAACAGGGCCAGACCGGTCACGCCCGGCAACTGCTGGAACAGGCCTACGAGCGCCGTCAGGGCCGCCTCAGCCCATCGCTGTTGCAGCGCCTGGGCAACCTGTATGCCCGCAACGATGGGCCTCTGGACAGCCACCGCATGCTCGGCCTGATCCCGCGGGTCGATGCCAATACCCGTGCCCAGTTGCTCGGCCGCCTGGCCGAGGCCGGCCAGTGCGACGCCGTTCGCCAGGCGGTGCCGTCCACCCCCCGCGAGCCCGGCCAGTACCGCGCCCTGGGCCGCTGCGCCATGCCCGACCAACCCGGTGAAGCGGTGGTCTACTACCAGGCCGCCGAGCGCCTGGGCGACGCCGGCAACCGCCTGGCGTTGGCCTATGCACTTGAAGCGGCCGGCGACTCCGAGGCCGCGCTGCCTATCTGGCGCAGCCTGCCGGACAGCGCCTGGACCGACAACGCCCGCCTCACGGCCGCCGGTGGCGCGCTGAACGCAGGCGACGCTGACGCGGCCCGGCGCTATTGGGACGCTGCCGCACACCACAGCGCCGATGACTGGGCACTGGGCGCAGCCATTGCCCAGCGCCAGGGCAATTACCAGGCGGCCTTGGGTTTCCAGCGCCATGCCTTGGCAAGCAACCCCCGGGCCGACCACTACTACGCCGCGGCCAGCACCGCGCAACTGGCCGGCGACAGCGCCCAGAGCATGGCCTGGCTCGCCGAAGCCGTGCGCCTGGCCCCCGATCAGCCGCGTTACCGGGCCGACTACGGCATGCGCCTCGCCGGCTCGACAGACAGGGCCCAGCGCCGCCAGTCGATCCCCTACCTGGAGCGTGCCACGCATGACTTCCCCGAGGATTACCGCCTCGGCGAAACCCTGGCCTTGCGCTACGACGAAGCCGAAGACAGTGCCTCGGCACGCCGCGAGCTGCGCCGCATCCTCGATGTGGAGCAGAACCTGGTCGACGGTGACGACGAATACGGCAGCCTGGAAGCCCGCAAATACCGCCAGCGCCGAGCCCACGAAAGCTTGTCACGGCGTGACACCATCACCCTGGCCAGCACCTGGTCACCCGCCGGCACCTCGACCAACGACAAGTTCCTCGACAACGGCCAGCGCAGCGGCAGCTCACGCCGTGCCCGATCGCAGAACGTGCAGTTGGCCATGTGGGACCATGCCCTGGGCGAAGAACCCAGCCGCAACGGCAGCACCCTGTCGGTGTACGGCCGGGTACTGTTCGGTGGCCAGAGCCGCACCGACTATGCGCAAAGCATGGGTACCGGGGTCGGCCTGCGCTACAAGCCGCTCGGCCAGGCCAACCTCAACCTGTACGCCGAGCTGTACCACCAGCGGCAGATCGACGAAGCGCACTACCGCGGCCTGAGCCTTGGCCAGCTACTGAGCCCGGCCAAGGTCGGTGGCAACTGGGGCGACCTGCGCCACCATGCCGAATCGAGCAACGACCTGCTGTTGCGCGCCACCGCCTCGGTCCTCGACCAGGGCGACTGGCGCAATGACTGGCGGGTGGATGAAGACGACTGGAACGAGCGCTTCCTCTACCTCGACGCGGCCTGGTGGACCCGCGCCGGCGATCACGCCTGGCTGTCGCGCTACCAGCAAGGCCATGCCTGGAAACTTCCCGGCAGTACCCCGCAAACCCTCATGCCCTATGGCTTTTTCGAGTTTTCCAGCCAGGACCCGAGCAACGACTGGCGCCAGGACGCCCGGGCCGGGGTTGGCGTGCGTTGGCAATGGTGGTTCGATGACGACCGCTACAACGCCTACCGCGGTTCGCTGAAAGTGCGTGCCGAGTATCAGCAGTCGCTGGGCGGCAATCTTTATGAGCGCGCCAACGGCGTGCTGGTCGGTGCGGAGATGACCTTCTGA